TTCAGGAAGACATTCATCACTTCAGGATTGAAAAAACTATTGGAAGTTTCAGAGAAGAGGTTGAGAGGGGAAGGGGGAGATTCTATTATTCAACTTCAAACCCCATTTGGTGGTGGTAAGACCCATTCTTTAATCGCTCTTTATCACAAGGCAAAAGAGTGGGGAGTAAAAACAATTGTTATAGATGGAACAACTCTTGATCCCAAAGAGAGAACTCTTTGGGAGGAGATGGAATTTCAGCTTACTGGAAAAGTTGAGATGCTTCAAGGAAGGGTATCTCCCGGTCGTGAAAAGTTAAATAAGCTATTTTTAAAAAACCAGCCTCTTTTAATTCTTATGGACGAGATACTCCAGTACACAACCAGAGCATCTGGGGTAAAGGTTGGAGACTCAAATCTTGCATCTCAGGTACTTGCCTTTATTCAGGAACTTACTGGAGTTGTAAGAACTCTTGGTCAGAGTCTTCTTATCCTCACACTTCCCTCAAGTGTTCTGGAACACTACGATGAGAAGGCTGAGAGGTTGTTTCAGCAGTTGCAAAAGATAACAGGAAGGATAGAGAAAATATACACTCCTGTGAAAGATGAGGAGATAAGTAGTATCATTAGAAGGAGGCTCTTTAGCAGTATAGATGAGGATGAGGCAAAGAAAATAATAGAAGAGTTTTTAGATTATGCAGAAAAGGAAAACATTTTTCCTAAAGGCATAGAAAAAGCAGTTTATAGAGAAAAATTTATCAAAAGTTATCCCTTTCAACCAGAGGTTATAGATGTTCTTTATAAGCGCTGGGGAAGTTTTCCTACATTTCAGAGAACCAGAGGTGTGTTAAGAATACTTGGAATGGTAATCAAAGATTTACTAAATAAGCCAGACATTCCGTTTGTTAGACTGGGTGATTTTAACCTTGAAAATACAGAAATAAGAAGAGAACTTATAAAGCATATTGGCGATGAGTACGATAGTATTATTGCAGCTGACATAACTTCCAGAGATTCTGGAGCTAAAAGAGTGGATAAGAGTCTTGGAGATGCCTATATATCATTTAACTTCGGAACGAAAATTGCAACTTCTATTTTTATGTACTCCTTTTCAGGCGGATCAGAGAGGGGAGCAACTGTTAATGAAATTAAGCTTTCAACAGCTGTTGTGGATGTTCCATCCAGTATAATATCAGAGGCTATAAGTAAGTTAAAGGAAAATCTTTTTTATATTTCAGATGAGGGACTCTATTTTACAAATCAGCCAAATCTCAACCGCATACTGCTTACCAAAATGGAGACAATAGAGGATAGAGACATTGAGGAGAACGAAAGAGCCCTTTTAAACAAAAATTTGACCAAGGAACATTTTGATATATTCATCTGGCCAAAGGATTCCAGAGATATTCCTGATACAAAGAAGTTGAAGCTTGTGGTTGTAAAAGATAAAAAGTTGTGCAGTGAATTTCTTAATAACTGTGGAGACAAACCCAGAGTTTATCTTAATACCCTTATCTTTCTATGTGAGAAAGACGCGGAAAGGTTTAGCTTTGAGGATTCTTTAAAAAGATACCTTGCATGGAAGTTAATAGAAAAGGATAAAACACTTAAG
This DNA window, taken from Caldisericia bacterium, encodes the following:
- a CDS encoding ATP-binding protein, which gives rise to MKRFSLVALPHKDIKEGKLTLDIFAADLWEVYKGRAPEEYSNPDVFFRKTFITSGLKKLLEVSEKRLRGEGGDSIIQLQTPFGGGKTHSLIALYHKAKEWGVKTIVIDGTTLDPKERTLWEEMEFQLTGKVEMLQGRVSPGREKLNKLFLKNQPLLILMDEILQYTTRASGVKVGDSNLASQVLAFIQELTGVVRTLGQSLLILTLPSSVLEHYDEKAERLFQQLQKITGRIEKIYTPVKDEEISSIIRRRLFSSIDEDEAKKIIEEFLDYAEKENIFPKGIEKAVYREKFIKSYPFQPEVIDVLYKRWGSFPTFQRTRGVLRILGMVIKDLLNKPDIPFVRLGDFNLENTEIRRELIKHIGDEYDSIIAADITSRDSGAKRVDKSLGDAYISFNFGTKIATSIFMYSFSGGSERGATVNEIKLSTAVVDVPSSIISEAISKLKENLFYISDEGLYFTNQPNLNRILLTKMETIEDRDIEENERALLNKNLTKEHFDIFIWPKDSRDIPDTKKLKLVVVKDKKLCSEFLNNCGDKPRVYLNTLIFLCEKDAERFSFEDSLKRYLAWKLIEKDKTLKLTEEQEKEVKERVNKSWRDVNQKLIDLYRIVFLPSRDGFEEIDLGMSVHGMGSTINKRVYERLREEEKIFERLNPYPIREKYLKERDFVETKSIFESFLKTPGEFRLVGEKVFIETIKEGVKSGLFGLGFLEEEKPVCKHFREEAYPDLVEGEIIIREEFCEEEKILPESEFNEFIGKIKSTKSLAELEEIKEEISKISLSKEQKVKINEVITKKGDELTNKENKESYRNLSMRLNIPSGKLSDVANIIRYLKEKFNRIDVKIEIYAKDGNLSKSEYEDKIKEAILQSGIKIEDEKKE